A genomic window from Enoplosus armatus isolate fEnoArm2 chromosome 20, fEnoArm2.hap1, whole genome shotgun sequence includes:
- the eef2k gene encoding eukaryotic elongation factor 2 kinase isoform X1 — protein MEDDLMFRMEEEEGSAKRPPVQRSAPSQRASSLSDANASDDDDEDHFICPILDDSAKEICHYLKNLVYSRQLSNSLPKTNFVFKNETETVAEPRSYKVLSESAREAWKHAIEKAKAMPDPWAQFHLEDIKTEPCIRYRYNAITGEWAQDQVHMKMAAQPFGKGAMRECFRTKKLSNFSHSSNWKSASNYVSKRYMETVDRDVYFEDVRLQMEAKLWGEEYNRHRPPKQVDIMQMCVVEMTDRPGKPLFHLEHYIEGKYIKYNSNSGFVKDDNIRLTPQAFSHFTFERSGHQLIVVDIQGVGDLYTDPQIHTEKGTDFGDGNLGVRGMALFFHSHLCNKICKSMGLTPFDLSPAEKSQLDCTNKLLKSAQTVLRGCEEPCGSPRVRTMSGSRVPPLLSRLSETSSADESMSDVDSVPCSPLILPCSPLAAHGSMGKSPIGLSFAGMYEYERLNSNNTGEHKESDSGGDSGYPSERRSEGDVNDHVDGAHHRYQRHYSESDEDSVKRRKMVAPPRVSANLNSYNSDNEGLTEEKWSFYHSSRAHVHRPSCVATEVERLNALLQKKIGQSILGKVHLAMVRYHEAGRFCEKDEQWDQDSAMLHLERAALCGELEAIVALGQCCLQLPHHILPDVELEDNAGNRMKGFKYLLLAAEAGDRSSMIIVARAFDTGISLSADRKQDWEEAIHWYDSVLNMTDYDEGGEFDGTQDEPRYLLLAREAEMYQVGGFKLTADPQRAGDLFTEAAEAAMAAMKGRLANQYYMKAEEAWALMEE, from the exons ATGGAGGATGACTTGATGTTCcgcatggaggaggaggagggcagcgCCAAGAGACCCCCTGTTCAAAGAAGTGCCCCCAGTCAGCGGGCCTCTTCACTTAGTGACGCCAACGCcagtgatgacgatgatgaagacCACTTCATATGCCCGATCCTGGACGACTCTGCCAAAGAAATCTGCCACTACCTGAAGAATCTAGTTTACAGCCGGCAGCTATCAAACTCTCTTCCTAAGACCAACTTTGTGTTTAAG AACGAAACAGAAACAGTGGCAGAACCTCGGTCGTACAAGGTTTTGTCTGAGAGCGCACGG GAGGCATGGAAACATGCGATTGAAAAGGCCAAAGCCATGCCCGACCCCTGGGCACAGTTTCATCTGGAGGACATCAAGACTGAACCCTGCATTCGTTACAG GTATAATGCCATCACAGGAGAGTGGGCTCAAGACCAGGTCCACATGAAAATGGCTGCCCAG CCGTTTGGGAAAGGGGCCATGAGGGAGTGCTTCAGAAC GAAGAAGTTGTCGAATTTCTCACACAGCAGCAACTGGAAGTCAGCATCTAATTATGTGTCCAAGCGTTACATGGAGACGGTGGACAGAGATGTTTACTTTGAGGACGTCAGGCTGCAGATGGAGGCCAAACTCTGGGGAGAGGAGTACAACCGCCACCGACCTCCCAAACAG GTGGACatcatgcaaatgtgtgtggtggagatgacagacagaccaggTAAACCTCTCTTCCACCTGGAACATTACATAGAGGGCAAGTACATCAAATACAACTCCAACTCTGGCTTCGTGAAGGACGACAACATCCGACTCACTCCACAG GCCTTCAGTCACTTCACTTTCGAGCGATCCGGCCACCAGCTGATCGTTGTGGACATCCAAGGAGTCGGAGATCTCTACACTGACCCTCAGATCCACACAGAGAAGGGGACTGACTTTGGAGATGGAAATCTAG GTGTGCGAGGCATGGCGCTGTTCTTCCACTCCCACCTGTGTAACAAGATCTGCAAGAGTATGGGCCTGACGCCTTTTGACCTTTCCCCTGCAGAGAAGTCCCAGCTGGACTGCACCAACAAACTGCTt AAGTCAGCCCAGACGGTGCTGAGGGGCTGCGAGGAGCCCTGCGGTTCTCCTCGTGTTCGGACCATGTCAGGAAGCCGAGTACCTCCGCTGTTATCCCGCCTGTCGGAGACATCCTCTGCAGACGAGAGCATGAGCGACGTGGACTCAGTTCCCTGCTCCCCTCTCATCTTACCCTGCTCCCCGCTAGCTGCACATGGATCTATGGGCAAGTCCCCTATCG GCTTATCTTTTGCTGGAATGTACGAATATGAAAGACTCAACAGTAACAACACAGGTGAACACAAG gAATCTGACAGCGGCGGCGACAGCGGCTACCCCAGcgagaggaggagtgaaggcGACGTGAATGACCACGTGGACGGG GCCCATCATCGCTACCAAAGACATTATTCTGAGTCGGACGAGGACAGTGTCAAACGG AGGAAGATGGTAGCTCCTCCAAGAGTCTCTGCAAACTTAAATTCATACAATTCTGACAACGAAGGG CTGACAGAGGAGAAGTGGAGTTTCTACCATTCGTCTCGCGCTCACGTCCACCGACCCTCCTGTGTGGCCACTGAGGTGGAGCGACTCAACGCTCTGCTGCAGAAGAAGATTGGCCAGTCCATCCTCGGAAAG GTCCACCTGGCGATGGTGCGGTACCACGAAGCGGGTCGTTTCTGTGAGAAGGATGAGCAGTGGGATCAGGACTCGGCCATGCTCCACCTGGAGAGAGCTGCACTGTGTGGAGAGCTGGAGGCCATCGTAGCCTTGGGACAGTGCTGCCTGCAGCTGCCTCATCACATACTGCCAGATGTGGAGCTGGAG GATAATGCAGGAAACAGGATGAAAGGTTTTAAGtatctgctgctggctgctgaggCTGGTGACAGATCTTCTATGATCATAGTGGCCAGAGCCTTTGATACTGGGATCAGTCTGTCAGCTGACAG AAAGCAGGACTGGGAAGAGGCGATTCACTGGTACGACAGTGTGTTGAACATGACAGACTACGACGAAGGGGGCGAGTTCGATGGGACGCAAGACGAGCCTCGATACCTGCTGCTGGCCAGAGAGGCCGAGATGTACCAAGTTGGAGGCTTCAAACTCACCGCAGACCCACAGAGAGCAG GTGACCTGTttacagaagcagcagaagctgcCATGGCAGCTATGAAAGGTCGATTGGCTAACCAGTACTACATGAAAGCTGAAGAAGCCTGGGCGCTAATGGAGGAGTGA
- the polr3e gene encoding DNA-directed RNA polymerase III subunit RPC5, producing MASGDDDDPIIEEIDVYLAKSLADKLYLFQYPVRPSNMTYDDVNHLAAKIKPKQQRVELEMAINTMSPNYCRSKGEQIALNVDGTTYDETNTYSAKMMDKQTFSSIQATTNTSRYAAAVFRKGELHVTPLTGILQMRPSFSYLDKADTKTREREAANEGGDSSQDEAEEDVKAITVRFARPESEQARQRRIQSYEFLQKKQAEEPWVHLHYHGVKDGHSEHERQYLFCQSVDASENSELVKTPKEYLAMLMPPLAEEKVVKPVGPSNVLSMAQLRTLPLGDQVKTLMKNVKVMPFANLMGLLASGTDSTSALRCIQQVALLVQGNWVVKSDVLYPKNTCSPHSGVPAEVLCRGRDFVMWRFTLERSVMRKEITSIIKLPPEDVKEFLEHVAAPRVNRGWEFLLPTDVDFIKKHPDIAHRQHMLWLGIQSKLEKVFNFSKEDFMPKNSPQPELVHFSGEKRLQMAQERAQENQSSLQKDLDAKRAGSSVHVKQEPEDEPMDTASSSSAAILNGSVNGYPGATSPGFDHTNSNGGSPANSSSQELQDFVMKTFRKHFVLTLNEFKRLLNLHLASMPVGRNVFHSISDHMLQDAILHCQCKQIMVPFPAQSTAASDEQKVFGLWETGEEFDKHRRLLYDVFSKNYRIRRNIIQVRVTQEFGDASKADIDRLLNECCSSHAGMWYLKGTIQS from the exons ATGGCCAGCGGGGATGATGATGACCCCATTATAGAAGAG aTTGATGTGTACCTTGCCAAAAGCCTTGCAGATAAGCTGTATCTTTTCCAG TACCCTGTCCGACCATCCAATATGACCTATGATGACGTCAACCACCTAGCGGCTAAGATCAAACCCAAGCAGCAAAGG GTGGAGTTGGAAATGGCTATCAACACAATGAGTCCAAACTACTGTCGCAGCAAAGGAGAGCAGATAGCTCTGAATGTGGACGGCACGACATATGACGAAACCAACACCTATTCAGC GAAAATGATGGATAAACAGACGTTTTCCTCCATCCAGGCCACCACCAACACCTCCAGATACGCTGCTGCCGTGTTTCGCAAAG GTGAGCTTCACGTCACACCTCTGACGGGAATCCTCCAGATGAGACCCAGCTTCTCTTACCTGGACAAGGCTGACAccaaaaccagagagagagaggcagccaaTGAAG GTGGAGATTCCTCCCAGGATGAAGCTGAGGAGGACGTCAAGGCCATTACG GTGAGGTTTGCTCGTCCTGAGTCAGAGCAGGCCCGGCAGAGGAGGATCCAGTCCTATGAGTTCCTCCAGAAGAAGCAGGCGGAGGAGCCCTGGGTTCACCTGCACTACCACGGTGTAAAG GATGGGCACTCAGAGCATGAACGGCAGTACCTGTTCTGCCAGTCAGTGGATGCTTCGGAGAACTCTGAACTGGTCAAAACTCCTAA ggAGTACCTGGCCATGCTGATGCCCCCTCTCGCAGAGGAAAAAGT TGTGAAGCCTGTTGGTCCCAGTAATGTGCTCTCCATGGCTCAACTCCGCACTCTGCCACTGGGAGACCAAGTCAAGACCCTGATGAAGAATG TCAAGGTGATGCCGTTTGCAAACCTGATGGGCCTGCTCGCCTCTGGCACGGACTCGACCTCAGCGCTGCGCTGcatccagcaggtggcgctgctGGTTCAGGGGAACTGGGTTGTCAAGAG TGATGTTCTGTATCCTAAAAACACCTGCAGTCCTCACAGCGGTGTTCCTGCTGAAGTGCTGTGTCGAGGCAGGGACTTTGTG ATGTGGAGGTTCACTCTGGAGCGCTCGGTGATGAGAAAGGAGATTACATCCATCATCAAA CTTCCTCCAGAGGATGTGAAGGAGTTCCTGGAGCATGTGGCAGCTCCTCGAGTCAACCGGGGCTGGGAGTTCCTGTTGCCTACAGATGTAGACTTCATTAAGAAACACCCAGATATTGCCCACAGGCAACACATGCTGTGGCTTGGCATCCAGAGCAA GTTGGAAAAGGTCTTTAACTTCTCCAAAGAAGACTTCATGCCAAAGAATTCCCCTCAGCCTG AGCTTGTCCACTTCAGCGGGGAGAAGCGTCTGCAGATGGCTCAAGAGCGTGCCCAAGAAAACCAGTCGTCCCTACAGAAGGACCTGGACGCCAAACGGGCGGGAAGCAGCGTCCACGTCAAACAGGAACCGGAAGACGAACCTATGGACAcggcctcttcctcctccgccgCCATTCTCAACGGTTCTGTCAATGGTTACCCCGGAGCCACCTCCCCAGGGTTCGATCACACTAACAGTAACGGAGGGAGTCCCGCCAACTCGTCGTCCCAGGAGCTGCAGGACTTTGTGATGAAGACTTTCAGGAAGCATTTTGTACTGACGCTGAACGAGTTTAAGAGGCTGTTAAACCTCCACCTGGCCTCCATGCCGGTGGGACGGAACGTCTTCCACTCCATTTCGGACCACATGCTACAGGACGCCATACTGCACTGCCAGTGCAAACAGATAATGGTGCCT TTCCCTGCTCAGAGCACAGCAGCCTCTGATGAACAGAAGGTGTTTGGTTTGTGGGAGACTGGAGAGGAATTCGACAAG CACCGTCGGCTGCTGTATGACGTGTTCTCGAAGAACTACCGGATCAGGAGGAACATAATACAAGTCAGAGTGACGCAGGAGTTTGGAGACGCCTCTAAGGCGGACATTGACCGGCTGCTCAAT GAGTGCTGCAGCAGCCACGCAGGGATGTGGTACCTCAAGGGAACGATACAGTCCTGA
- the eef2k gene encoding eukaryotic elongation factor 2 kinase isoform X2 has protein sequence MEDDLMFRMEEEEGSAKRPPVQRSAPSQRASSLSDANASDDDDEDHFICPILDDSAKEICHYLKNLVYSRQLSNSLPKTNFVFKNETETVAEPRSYKVLSESAREAWKHAIEKAKAMPDPWAQFHLEDIKTEPCIRYRYNAITGEWAQDQVHMKMAAQPFGKGAMRECFRTKKLSNFSHSSNWKSASNYVSKRYMETVDRDVYFEDVRLQMEAKLWGEEYNRHRPPKQVDIMQMCVVEMTDRPGKPLFHLEHYIEGKYIKYNSNSGFVKDDNIRLTPQAFSHFTFERSGHQLIVVDIQGVGDLYTDPQIHTEKGTDFGDGNLGVRGMALFFHSHLCNKICKSMGLTPFDLSPAEKSQLDCTNKLLKSAQTVLRGCEEPCGSPRVRTMSGSRVPPLLSRLSETSSADESMSDVDSVPCSPLILPCSPLAAHGSMGKSPIGLSFAGMYEYERLNSNNTGEHKESDSGGDSGYPSERRSEGDVNDHVDGAHHRYQRHYSESDEDSVKRLTEEKWSFYHSSRAHVHRPSCVATEVERLNALLQKKIGQSILGKVHLAMVRYHEAGRFCEKDEQWDQDSAMLHLERAALCGELEAIVALGQCCLQLPHHILPDVELEDNAGNRMKGFKYLLLAAEAGDRSSMIIVARAFDTGISLSADRKQDWEEAIHWYDSVLNMTDYDEGGEFDGTQDEPRYLLLAREAEMYQVGGFKLTADPQRAGDLFTEAAEAAMAAMKGRLANQYYMKAEEAWALMEE, from the exons ATGGAGGATGACTTGATGTTCcgcatggaggaggaggagggcagcgCCAAGAGACCCCCTGTTCAAAGAAGTGCCCCCAGTCAGCGGGCCTCTTCACTTAGTGACGCCAACGCcagtgatgacgatgatgaagacCACTTCATATGCCCGATCCTGGACGACTCTGCCAAAGAAATCTGCCACTACCTGAAGAATCTAGTTTACAGCCGGCAGCTATCAAACTCTCTTCCTAAGACCAACTTTGTGTTTAAG AACGAAACAGAAACAGTGGCAGAACCTCGGTCGTACAAGGTTTTGTCTGAGAGCGCACGG GAGGCATGGAAACATGCGATTGAAAAGGCCAAAGCCATGCCCGACCCCTGGGCACAGTTTCATCTGGAGGACATCAAGACTGAACCCTGCATTCGTTACAG GTATAATGCCATCACAGGAGAGTGGGCTCAAGACCAGGTCCACATGAAAATGGCTGCCCAG CCGTTTGGGAAAGGGGCCATGAGGGAGTGCTTCAGAAC GAAGAAGTTGTCGAATTTCTCACACAGCAGCAACTGGAAGTCAGCATCTAATTATGTGTCCAAGCGTTACATGGAGACGGTGGACAGAGATGTTTACTTTGAGGACGTCAGGCTGCAGATGGAGGCCAAACTCTGGGGAGAGGAGTACAACCGCCACCGACCTCCCAAACAG GTGGACatcatgcaaatgtgtgtggtggagatgacagacagaccaggTAAACCTCTCTTCCACCTGGAACATTACATAGAGGGCAAGTACATCAAATACAACTCCAACTCTGGCTTCGTGAAGGACGACAACATCCGACTCACTCCACAG GCCTTCAGTCACTTCACTTTCGAGCGATCCGGCCACCAGCTGATCGTTGTGGACATCCAAGGAGTCGGAGATCTCTACACTGACCCTCAGATCCACACAGAGAAGGGGACTGACTTTGGAGATGGAAATCTAG GTGTGCGAGGCATGGCGCTGTTCTTCCACTCCCACCTGTGTAACAAGATCTGCAAGAGTATGGGCCTGACGCCTTTTGACCTTTCCCCTGCAGAGAAGTCCCAGCTGGACTGCACCAACAAACTGCTt AAGTCAGCCCAGACGGTGCTGAGGGGCTGCGAGGAGCCCTGCGGTTCTCCTCGTGTTCGGACCATGTCAGGAAGCCGAGTACCTCCGCTGTTATCCCGCCTGTCGGAGACATCCTCTGCAGACGAGAGCATGAGCGACGTGGACTCAGTTCCCTGCTCCCCTCTCATCTTACCCTGCTCCCCGCTAGCTGCACATGGATCTATGGGCAAGTCCCCTATCG GCTTATCTTTTGCTGGAATGTACGAATATGAAAGACTCAACAGTAACAACACAGGTGAACACAAG gAATCTGACAGCGGCGGCGACAGCGGCTACCCCAGcgagaggaggagtgaaggcGACGTGAATGACCACGTGGACGGG GCCCATCATCGCTACCAAAGACATTATTCTGAGTCGGACGAGGACAGTGTCAAACGG CTGACAGAGGAGAAGTGGAGTTTCTACCATTCGTCTCGCGCTCACGTCCACCGACCCTCCTGTGTGGCCACTGAGGTGGAGCGACTCAACGCTCTGCTGCAGAAGAAGATTGGCCAGTCCATCCTCGGAAAG GTCCACCTGGCGATGGTGCGGTACCACGAAGCGGGTCGTTTCTGTGAGAAGGATGAGCAGTGGGATCAGGACTCGGCCATGCTCCACCTGGAGAGAGCTGCACTGTGTGGAGAGCTGGAGGCCATCGTAGCCTTGGGACAGTGCTGCCTGCAGCTGCCTCATCACATACTGCCAGATGTGGAGCTGGAG GATAATGCAGGAAACAGGATGAAAGGTTTTAAGtatctgctgctggctgctgaggCTGGTGACAGATCTTCTATGATCATAGTGGCCAGAGCCTTTGATACTGGGATCAGTCTGTCAGCTGACAG AAAGCAGGACTGGGAAGAGGCGATTCACTGGTACGACAGTGTGTTGAACATGACAGACTACGACGAAGGGGGCGAGTTCGATGGGACGCAAGACGAGCCTCGATACCTGCTGCTGGCCAGAGAGGCCGAGATGTACCAAGTTGGAGGCTTCAAACTCACCGCAGACCCACAGAGAGCAG GTGACCTGTttacagaagcagcagaagctgcCATGGCAGCTATGAAAGGTCGATTGGCTAACCAGTACTACATGAAAGCTGAAGAAGCCTGGGCGCTAATGGAGGAGTGA
- the eef2k gene encoding eukaryotic elongation factor 2 kinase isoform X3 yields the protein MEDDLMFRMEEEEGSAKRPPVQRSAPSQRASSLSDANASDDDDEDHFICPILDDSAKEICHYLKNLVYSRQLSNSLPKTNFVFKNETETVAEPRSYKVLSESAREAWKHAIEKAKAMPDPWAQFHLEDIKTEPCIRYRYNAITGEWAQDQVHMKMAAQPFGKGAMRECFRTKKLSNFSHSSNWKSASNYVSKRYMETVDRDVYFEDVRLQMEAKLWGEEYNRHRPPKQVDIMQMCVVEMTDRPGKPLFHLEHYIEGKYIKYNSNSGFVKDDNIRLTPQAFSHFTFERSGHQLIVVDIQGVGDLYTDPQIHTEKGTDFGDGNLGVRGMALFFHSHLCNKICKSMGLTPFDLSPAEKSQLDCTNKLLKSAQTVLRGCEEPCGSPRVRTMSGSRVPPLLSRLSETSSADESMSDVDSVPCSPLILPCSPLAAHGSMGKSPIGLSFAGMYEYERLNSNNTGEHKESDSGGDSGYPSERRSEGDVNDHVDGLTEEKWSFYHSSRAHVHRPSCVATEVERLNALLQKKIGQSILGKVHLAMVRYHEAGRFCEKDEQWDQDSAMLHLERAALCGELEAIVALGQCCLQLPHHILPDVELEDNAGNRMKGFKYLLLAAEAGDRSSMIIVARAFDTGISLSADRKQDWEEAIHWYDSVLNMTDYDEGGEFDGTQDEPRYLLLAREAEMYQVGGFKLTADPQRAGDLFTEAAEAAMAAMKGRLANQYYMKAEEAWALMEE from the exons ATGGAGGATGACTTGATGTTCcgcatggaggaggaggagggcagcgCCAAGAGACCCCCTGTTCAAAGAAGTGCCCCCAGTCAGCGGGCCTCTTCACTTAGTGACGCCAACGCcagtgatgacgatgatgaagacCACTTCATATGCCCGATCCTGGACGACTCTGCCAAAGAAATCTGCCACTACCTGAAGAATCTAGTTTACAGCCGGCAGCTATCAAACTCTCTTCCTAAGACCAACTTTGTGTTTAAG AACGAAACAGAAACAGTGGCAGAACCTCGGTCGTACAAGGTTTTGTCTGAGAGCGCACGG GAGGCATGGAAACATGCGATTGAAAAGGCCAAAGCCATGCCCGACCCCTGGGCACAGTTTCATCTGGAGGACATCAAGACTGAACCCTGCATTCGTTACAG GTATAATGCCATCACAGGAGAGTGGGCTCAAGACCAGGTCCACATGAAAATGGCTGCCCAG CCGTTTGGGAAAGGGGCCATGAGGGAGTGCTTCAGAAC GAAGAAGTTGTCGAATTTCTCACACAGCAGCAACTGGAAGTCAGCATCTAATTATGTGTCCAAGCGTTACATGGAGACGGTGGACAGAGATGTTTACTTTGAGGACGTCAGGCTGCAGATGGAGGCCAAACTCTGGGGAGAGGAGTACAACCGCCACCGACCTCCCAAACAG GTGGACatcatgcaaatgtgtgtggtggagatgacagacagaccaggTAAACCTCTCTTCCACCTGGAACATTACATAGAGGGCAAGTACATCAAATACAACTCCAACTCTGGCTTCGTGAAGGACGACAACATCCGACTCACTCCACAG GCCTTCAGTCACTTCACTTTCGAGCGATCCGGCCACCAGCTGATCGTTGTGGACATCCAAGGAGTCGGAGATCTCTACACTGACCCTCAGATCCACACAGAGAAGGGGACTGACTTTGGAGATGGAAATCTAG GTGTGCGAGGCATGGCGCTGTTCTTCCACTCCCACCTGTGTAACAAGATCTGCAAGAGTATGGGCCTGACGCCTTTTGACCTTTCCCCTGCAGAGAAGTCCCAGCTGGACTGCACCAACAAACTGCTt AAGTCAGCCCAGACGGTGCTGAGGGGCTGCGAGGAGCCCTGCGGTTCTCCTCGTGTTCGGACCATGTCAGGAAGCCGAGTACCTCCGCTGTTATCCCGCCTGTCGGAGACATCCTCTGCAGACGAGAGCATGAGCGACGTGGACTCAGTTCCCTGCTCCCCTCTCATCTTACCCTGCTCCCCGCTAGCTGCACATGGATCTATGGGCAAGTCCCCTATCG GCTTATCTTTTGCTGGAATGTACGAATATGAAAGACTCAACAGTAACAACACAGGTGAACACAAG gAATCTGACAGCGGCGGCGACAGCGGCTACCCCAGcgagaggaggagtgaaggcGACGTGAATGACCACGTGGACGGG CTGACAGAGGAGAAGTGGAGTTTCTACCATTCGTCTCGCGCTCACGTCCACCGACCCTCCTGTGTGGCCACTGAGGTGGAGCGACTCAACGCTCTGCTGCAGAAGAAGATTGGCCAGTCCATCCTCGGAAAG GTCCACCTGGCGATGGTGCGGTACCACGAAGCGGGTCGTTTCTGTGAGAAGGATGAGCAGTGGGATCAGGACTCGGCCATGCTCCACCTGGAGAGAGCTGCACTGTGTGGAGAGCTGGAGGCCATCGTAGCCTTGGGACAGTGCTGCCTGCAGCTGCCTCATCACATACTGCCAGATGTGGAGCTGGAG GATAATGCAGGAAACAGGATGAAAGGTTTTAAGtatctgctgctggctgctgaggCTGGTGACAGATCTTCTATGATCATAGTGGCCAGAGCCTTTGATACTGGGATCAGTCTGTCAGCTGACAG AAAGCAGGACTGGGAAGAGGCGATTCACTGGTACGACAGTGTGTTGAACATGACAGACTACGACGAAGGGGGCGAGTTCGATGGGACGCAAGACGAGCCTCGATACCTGCTGCTGGCCAGAGAGGCCGAGATGTACCAAGTTGGAGGCTTCAAACTCACCGCAGACCCACAGAGAGCAG GTGACCTGTttacagaagcagcagaagctgcCATGGCAGCTATGAAAGGTCGATTGGCTAACCAGTACTACATGAAAGCTGAAGAAGCCTGGGCGCTAATGGAGGAGTGA